In Glaciimonas sp. PCH181, a single genomic region encodes these proteins:
- the tadA gene encoding tRNA adenosine(34) deaminase TadA, whose protein sequence is MHNSGDPLDTSARDILFMQQALSQAHNAWALGEVPVGALVVKDGVVIATGFNQPIGQHDPTAHAEIMALRAAATLLGNYRLPGCELYVTLEPCVMCAGAMMHARLARVVYGASDPKTGACGSVLNLFEQEKLNHHTVLSGGVLAEECGTLLKQFFAERRLALAQQKSV, encoded by the coding sequence ATGCATAATTCAGGCGATCCCCTCGATACCAGCGCGCGTGACATCCTCTTCATGCAGCAAGCGCTTTCGCAGGCACACAACGCCTGGGCGCTGGGCGAGGTGCCGGTAGGTGCGCTGGTGGTAAAAGATGGCGTGGTCATCGCGACTGGCTTTAATCAGCCGATAGGCCAGCATGATCCTACCGCCCACGCCGAAATTATGGCCTTGCGTGCCGCTGCTACGCTGCTCGGCAATTATCGGCTTCCCGGTTGCGAACTGTATGTCACGCTGGAACCTTGTGTGATGTGCGCAGGGGCGATGATGCATGCCCGTCTGGCACGGGTGGTGTACGGTGCCAGCGATCCTAAAACCGGTGCTTGTGGCTCTGTCTTGAATCTGTTTGAGCAAGAAAAACTCAATCATCATACGGTGCTTAGCGGTGGGGTATTGGCTGAAGAATGTGGCACACTATTGAAGCAATTTTTCGCAGAGCGTCGGTTGGCGCTGGCGCAACAAAAAAGTGTTTGA
- a CDS encoding transketolase family protein translates to MTMTALKPVTTVPTTAEQCNAWIAERRASYALKPARDQFGESFLALAAEFPQLVAVTADLMNATGLVAFGAAYPERMINVGIAEQNLVGVTAGLASCGKLSVAVTYASFLSLRAIEQVKVDCAYNGMKVILVGMAAGLSYGVGGPTHQTYEDVAVMRAIPNMIVLAPADAVEMDKALRACIEQPRNTPIFLRLGRGPEYSFNAPDTSFEIGKAITLRDGDDLCIVANGAMVFEAMLAADALALEGVHVQVQVLNMHTVKPIDRESILDAARRVRGILVVEEHSVHGGLGSAVLEVLDQGHNIPVQRIGIQDAYPPIGPTFALRASLGLCAENIVVQAKVMLNRVTL, encoded by the coding sequence ATGACCATGACCGCGCTTAAACCTGTGACGACAGTGCCAACGACCGCCGAACAATGTAACGCATGGATTGCAGAGCGACGCGCTAGTTACGCGCTAAAACCTGCGCGTGACCAATTTGGCGAAAGCTTTTTGGCACTGGCTGCGGAGTTCCCGCAATTGGTCGCCGTGACAGCCGATTTGATGAACGCAACGGGACTGGTCGCTTTCGGTGCGGCTTATCCTGAACGGATGATCAATGTCGGGATTGCCGAGCAAAATCTGGTCGGCGTGACTGCCGGATTGGCTTCTTGCGGCAAATTGTCGGTTGCCGTGACGTATGCATCGTTTTTATCGCTGCGTGCGATTGAGCAGGTGAAAGTCGATTGCGCCTATAACGGAATGAAGGTTATTTTGGTCGGTATGGCGGCGGGTCTTTCGTATGGCGTGGGCGGTCCGACCCATCAGACTTATGAGGATGTGGCTGTCATGCGCGCTATCCCTAATATGATCGTGCTGGCCCCTGCCGACGCGGTAGAAATGGATAAAGCATTACGCGCCTGCATTGAGCAGCCCCGCAATACGCCGATTTTTCTGCGTCTTGGTCGCGGGCCGGAATATAGTTTTAACGCGCCCGACACGTCCTTTGAAATTGGCAAGGCGATCACGCTGCGTGATGGCGATGACCTCTGCATTGTTGCCAATGGCGCAATGGTATTTGAGGCGATGCTGGCCGCCGATGCACTCGCGCTGGAAGGTGTGCATGTGCAGGTGCAGGTGCTGAACATGCATACCGTCAAACCGATTGATCGTGAATCGATATTGGATGCGGCGCGGCGTGTGCGCGGGATCTTGGTGGTTGAGGAGCATAGCGTCCATGGCGGATTGGGTTCGGCGGTGCTGGAAGTGTTGGATCAGGGGCATAACATTCCGGTGCAGCGGATTGGGATTCAGGATGCTTATCCGCCGATAGGACCGACTTTTGCGTTGCGGGCCTCGCTTGGTTTATGCGCTGAAAATATAGTGGTGCAGGCCAAGGTGATGCTAAATCGCGTGACGCTATAA
- a CDS encoding sugar ABC transporter ATP-binding protein: MVTSTTTPVATPASSSGRSSRPVLELTGITKIFPGVKALTDVGLQLFAGEVHTLMGQNGAGKSTLIKILTGVYKPDSGRILLNGRQIQPGSTLEAQNLGISTVYQEVNLCLNLTVAENIFIGRYPMRHGFIDWATMQRKAQQLLADLQVEIDVSAPLSRYSLAIQQMVAISRALSISAKVLILDEPTSSLDDNEVQMLFGVLRRLREQGMAILFVTHFLDQTFEISDRITVLRNGIREGEYAASALTRYDLVNKMVGVSAEEAAAATTAREDQLQLLPLIDLGQSVAAATTDYLQASGIGRKGALAPLDLVCRSGEVLGLCGLLGSGRTEAARLLFGADKVDSGTIAVKGKVHKFTSPRDAIAAGIGFCSENRKEEGAILELSVRENIILALQARAGLMHVIGRKRQQEIANNYIKWLGIKTPNAETPIGKLSGGNQQKALLARWLATNPEMLILDEPTRGVDVRAKQEIMDYVISLCRKGMAILFISSEIDEVLRCSDRILVLRDRKACGEYLRGELDDASVLQVIAGEAA, encoded by the coding sequence ATGGTGACATCAACTACAACGCCGGTAGCCACCCCGGCGTCTTCATCCGGCCGCAGTTCCAGGCCTGTGCTGGAACTTACTGGCATCACTAAAATATTCCCCGGCGTCAAAGCGCTGACCGATGTTGGCCTGCAATTGTTTGCGGGCGAAGTACATACATTGATGGGACAAAACGGTGCAGGAAAATCAACCTTGATCAAAATCCTGACGGGCGTCTATAAGCCCGACAGCGGACGCATTTTGTTGAACGGTCGTCAAATCCAGCCAGGATCAACGCTGGAAGCACAGAATCTGGGTATCAGTACCGTCTATCAGGAGGTGAATTTATGTCTCAATCTGACCGTGGCGGAGAACATTTTTATTGGTCGCTATCCGATGCGCCACGGTTTTATCGACTGGGCCACGATGCAGCGCAAGGCGCAGCAGTTACTGGCTGACCTGCAGGTAGAGATCGATGTCAGCGCGCCGTTGTCGCGGTATTCGCTGGCAATTCAGCAAATGGTGGCGATTTCGCGCGCGCTGAGTATTTCGGCCAAAGTCTTGATTCTGGACGAGCCGACTTCCAGTCTCGACGACAACGAAGTACAGATGCTGTTCGGCGTGTTGCGTCGCCTGCGTGAGCAGGGAATGGCGATTTTATTTGTGACCCATTTTTTGGATCAGACATTCGAGATTTCTGATCGCATTACCGTACTGCGCAACGGCATCCGCGAGGGTGAATACGCCGCCAGTGCTTTGACGCGTTACGACTTGGTAAACAAAATGGTCGGCGTCAGCGCTGAAGAAGCTGCGGCGGCGACCACGGCGCGAGAAGATCAACTGCAATTGTTACCATTGATTGATCTGGGTCAGTCAGTTGCCGCCGCAACGACCGACTATTTGCAGGCATCAGGCATCGGCCGCAAGGGCGCGTTAGCGCCATTGGATCTGGTTTGCCGCAGCGGCGAGGTGCTGGGTTTGTGCGGCTTACTGGGCTCCGGTCGAACCGAGGCTGCGCGATTATTGTTTGGCGCCGATAAAGTCGACAGCGGCACCATTGCAGTCAAAGGCAAGGTGCATAAATTTACTTCGCCCCGCGATGCGATTGCTGCGGGAATTGGTTTCTGTTCCGAGAATCGCAAGGAAGAGGGCGCAATTCTGGAGTTGAGTGTGCGTGAAAATATTATTCTGGCATTGCAGGCTCGGGCCGGATTGATGCATGTGATTGGCCGTAAGCGCCAGCAAGAAATCGCCAATAACTACATTAAATGGCTCGGCATTAAAACGCCAAATGCAGAAACGCCGATAGGCAAACTATCGGGCGGCAATCAACAAAAAGCGTTGCTGGCCCGCTGGCTGGCAACGAATCCTGAAATGTTGATTCTGGATGAACCGACACGCGGCGTCGACGTGCGCGCCAAGCAGGAAATTATGGATTACGTGATATCGCTGTGCCGCAAGGGTATGGCGATTTTGTTTATCTCGTCGGAAATAGATGAAGTTTTGCGCTGTAGCGATCGGATACTCGTGTTGCGGGATCGCAAGGCTTGCGGTGAGTATTTGCGCGGCGAACTCGACGATGCATCGGTGCTGCAAGTCATCGCCGGGGAGGCCGCATGA
- the queE gene encoding 7-carboxy-7-deazaguanine synthase produces the protein MTYSIKEIFYTLQGEGTHAGRPAVFCRFSGCNLWTGREEDRSKAICQFCDTDFVGTDGEGGGKFKTADALAETINALWPTTYTDSKFVVFTGGEPLLQLDTALIASMHAAGFEIAIETNGTIEVPAGVDWICVSPKMGSVLKVFKGNELKVVIPQLGQSLATYETLDFDHFYLQAMDGPLLADNLARAIETCKRNPKWKLSLQTHKLLQIP, from the coding sequence GTGACCTACAGCATCAAAGAAATTTTTTATACACTTCAGGGCGAAGGCACGCATGCCGGACGCCCAGCGGTATTTTGTCGCTTTAGCGGGTGCAATTTATGGACTGGACGGGAAGAAGATCGCAGCAAAGCGATTTGTCAGTTTTGCGATACCGATTTTGTGGGTACAGATGGCGAAGGCGGCGGCAAGTTTAAGACTGCCGATGCGCTGGCCGAGACCATTAACGCGCTATGGCCGACTACTTATACGGACAGCAAATTTGTGGTGTTCACAGGTGGCGAACCATTATTGCAACTGGATACGGCATTGATCGCCAGCATGCACGCGGCAGGATTTGAGATTGCGATTGAAACCAATGGCACGATAGAGGTGCCGGCAGGCGTGGATTGGATCTGCGTTAGTCCCAAAATGGGTTCGGTCCTGAAAGTGTTCAAGGGCAATGAGTTAAAGGTCGTGATCCCGCAACTGGGCCAATCGCTGGCAACATATGAAACGCTTGATTTCGATCATTTCTATTTGCAGGCGATGGATGGGCCGCTATTGGCCGATAATCTGGCGCGCGCGATTGAAACCTGTAAGCGCAATCCAAAGTGGAAATTAAGTTTGCAGACGCATAAACTGCTCCAAATACCTTAA
- a CDS encoding aldose 1-epimerase, whose protein sequence is MTIKRLQDAPPMPIIALESATQRLQILPTLGASIAAWEWKSAQQWRPLFRPWDGHSKDCYTTGCFPLVPWSNRITEDGFTHQGQHFPILENRVGEPYPIHGDGWLQKWRVTNQTANSVELTLKADQFEGNPYIYRCTQKLTLLDDGLSIALAVTHLGTASLPYGLGLHPYFPCNATTRFQARADGVWLSGKDPIPTAHTSAFPQTWNYNQAAALDGPLIDNCFTGWDGKAVVSYPDHGLQLTMTMDNCNGYSLMYRPPGLDYFCFEPITHPINAFHMPGKPGLVTLSRGQTLAMHTSFKVSSM, encoded by the coding sequence ATGACAATCAAGAGACTGCAAGATGCGCCGCCAATGCCGATTATTGCACTGGAATCAGCTACCCAACGGCTGCAAATATTACCGACATTAGGGGCGAGCATCGCAGCATGGGAATGGAAAAGCGCGCAGCAATGGCGGCCGCTTTTCAGACCGTGGGATGGACATTCAAAGGATTGCTATACAACAGGCTGTTTTCCGTTAGTACCGTGGTCAAATCGGATTACGGAAGACGGCTTTACGCATCAGGGACAACATTTTCCGATCCTTGAAAATCGCGTCGGTGAGCCGTATCCCATTCATGGCGACGGATGGCTGCAGAAATGGCGCGTTACTAATCAGACTGCCAACAGCGTTGAATTGACGCTGAAAGCCGATCAGTTCGAAGGCAATCCATATATTTATCGCTGCACGCAGAAACTGACTTTATTAGACGATGGGCTATCCATTGCCTTGGCCGTGACTCACTTGGGAACTGCATCTTTGCCTTATGGACTTGGGCTGCATCCTTACTTCCCCTGCAACGCCACTACTCGTTTTCAGGCCCGCGCCGACGGCGTCTGGTTATCAGGTAAAGATCCTATTCCTACCGCGCACACCAGCGCTTTTCCGCAGACGTGGAATTACAATCAAGCAGCTGCGCTGGATGGGCCGTTGATTGATAACTGCTTTACGGGATGGGATGGAAAAGCGGTGGTCAGCTACCCTGATCACGGGCTGCAATTGACGATGACGATGGATAACTGCAATGGCTACAGTCTGATGTATCGACCACCGGGTCTGGATTATTTTTGTTTTGAGCCGATTACGCATCCGATCAATGCGTTTCATATGCCGGGCAAGCCGGGTCTGGTCACGCTTTCGCGGGGACAAACCCTTGCAATGCATACCAGTTTTAAGGTCAGCTCAATGTAA
- a CDS encoding ABC transporter substrate-binding protein, which translates to MKLASKKIIASALFAGLGLGLASSAFADKPLVMGFAQVGAESEWRTANTASIKDAASKAGVTLKFSDAQQKQENQIKAIRSYIAQKVDVIAFSPVVESGWDTVLKEAKSAKIPVILTDRAVNVTDKSLYVTFIGSDFVEEGHRAGRWLLERAKTMPAGDINIVELQGTVGSAPAIDRKAGFEKEIASNPRLKIIRSQTGDFTRAKGKEVMEAFLKAEGKKINVLYAHNDDMAIGAIQAIEEAGLKPGKDILVISVDGVKGAFEAMMAGKLNVTVECSPLLGPQLMQVAKDIVAGKTVPKRITTEEGVFPAEVAAKEFPNRKY; encoded by the coding sequence ATGAAATTAGCTAGTAAAAAAATCATCGCGTCCGCATTATTTGCAGGTCTGGGTTTGGGATTAGCATCCAGCGCATTTGCGGATAAACCGTTGGTAATGGGTTTTGCGCAGGTGGGCGCTGAAAGTGAATGGCGCACTGCCAATACTGCTTCCATCAAAGACGCTGCAAGCAAAGCTGGTGTGACGTTGAAATTTTCCGATGCACAGCAAAAACAAGAAAATCAGATCAAGGCCATTCGCTCTTATATTGCGCAAAAAGTTGATGTTATCGCCTTCTCACCGGTGGTTGAATCCGGCTGGGATACGGTATTGAAAGAAGCTAAAAGCGCTAAAATTCCCGTTATTCTGACGGATCGCGCAGTCAACGTTACCGATAAATCCCTGTATGTGACGTTTATCGGATCAGATTTTGTGGAAGAAGGTCATCGCGCCGGACGTTGGTTGTTAGAGCGAGCCAAGACTATGCCCGCTGGCGATATTAATATCGTGGAGTTGCAGGGGACAGTCGGTTCGGCCCCCGCGATTGATCGTAAGGCCGGTTTCGAGAAAGAAATCGCCAGCAATCCACGTTTGAAAATTATTCGTTCGCAGACCGGTGATTTCACCCGTGCTAAAGGCAAAGAAGTTATGGAGGCTTTTTTAAAGGCCGAAGGCAAAAAAATCAATGTTTTGTATGCACATAATGACGATATGGCGATTGGTGCGATTCAGGCAATTGAAGAAGCTGGCCTGAAACCGGGTAAAGATATTCTGGTTATTTCGGTGGATGGCGTTAAGGGGGCTTTTGAAGCGATGATGGCTGGCAAATTGAATGTCACCGTTGAATGCAGCCCTCTGCTAGGACCGCAATTGATGCAGGTTGCCAAGGATATTGTTGCCGGTAAAACAGTTCCAAAGCGTATTACGACTGAAGAGGGCGTATTCCCGGCAGAAGTGGCTGCTAAGGAATTCCCGAATCGCAAGTATTGA
- the queD gene encoding 6-carboxytetrahydropterin synthase QueD yields MLTITRKLEFDAGHRIPDHKSQCRNLHGHRYTLEITLVGAIIEVEGSSDNGMIMDFSDIKTLAKQHLVDVWDHAFIVYEKDTAVREFLATLPDHKTVVIDRIPTVENLARAAYDILKAAYKDHYGTGLHLQKLVLHETPNCWAEISEDR; encoded by the coding sequence ATGTTAACCATTACCCGCAAACTTGAATTCGATGCAGGACACCGCATCCCCGATCACAAAAGCCAGTGCCGCAATTTGCATGGACATCGTTATACGCTGGAAATTACATTAGTCGGTGCCATCATCGAGGTTGAGGGCAGCTCTGATAATGGCATGATCATGGATTTTTCGGATATCAAGACGCTGGCTAAACAGCATTTGGTAGACGTCTGGGATCACGCTTTTATCGTGTATGAAAAAGATACCGCCGTGCGAGAGTTTCTGGCGACTTTGCCAGACCATAAAACCGTCGTGATCGACCGTATTCCTACCGTTGAAAATCTTGCCCGCGCTGCTTACGATATTCTCAAAGCCGCCTATAAAGATCATTACGGCACCGGCTTGCATTTGCAAAAACTGGTATTGCATGAAACCCCGAATTGTTGGGCCGAGATTTCCGAAGATCGTTGA
- a CDS encoding transketolase — protein MAVTPAMSAMPATPSYAAAMPFVPLSMVQLREMARINRVDCTNMYMAAGNGHFGSSFSCVEILTALYFSVMRVDPANPDWADRDRHIFSKGHAAPTLYSSLIRRGFMPAEWMHEFETEVGVKLMTHPSRRYQPGVDVSTGALGHGLSIGVGMALAGKMDRKDYRVFVLLGDGEINEGSVWEAAMSAAKYKLDNLVAIVDRNGLCVDGRAEDVMPMGPLKQRWEAFGWETFEVDGHDIPALLPLLDVLRNQGNAKPRMIIANTIKGKGVSFMEDVRGWHADVITPAQYACVVDELKEPLQ, from the coding sequence ATGGCTGTAACCCCAGCAATGTCAGCCATGCCAGCTACGCCATCCTACGCAGCGGCGATGCCTTTTGTGCCGCTGTCGATGGTGCAATTGCGTGAAATGGCACGGATCAATCGCGTTGATTGCACCAACATGTATATGGCGGCGGGCAACGGTCATTTCGGCAGCAGTTTTTCCTGCGTGGAAATTCTGACTGCGCTGTATTTTTCGGTGATGCGGGTTGATCCTGCTAATCCGGATTGGGCCGATCGTGATCGACATATATTCTCGAAAGGCCACGCCGCGCCGACGTTGTATTCATCGCTGATCCGACGCGGATTTATGCCAGCCGAATGGATGCACGAATTTGAAACCGAAGTTGGGGTGAAGCTCATGACACATCCTTCCCGACGCTATCAACCGGGTGTCGATGTCTCGACCGGGGCGTTGGGCCATGGCTTGTCGATAGGCGTGGGAATGGCGTTGGCTGGGAAGATGGACCGCAAGGACTATCGCGTATTTGTGTTGCTGGGTGACGGCGAGATTAACGAGGGATCGGTATGGGAGGCGGCAATGAGTGCCGCTAAATATAAACTCGATAATCTGGTCGCGATTGTGGATCGCAATGGCTTGTGTGTTGATGGCAGGGCGGAAGACGTGATGCCGATGGGGCCGCTGAAACAGCGTTGGGAAGCTTTTGGCTGGGAAACTTTTGAGGTGGATGGTCACGATATCCCCGCGTTGCTGCCGCTGCTGGATGTTCTGCGTAATCAGGGAAATGCTAAACCGCGAATGATTATCGCCAACACGATTAAAGGCAAAGGCGTCAGTTTTATGGAAGACGTGCGCGGCTGGCATGCCGATGTGATTACGCCTGCGCAATACGCTTGCGTGGTGGACGAATTGAAGGAGCCGCTGCAATGA
- the ldcA gene encoding muramoyltetrapeptide carboxypeptidase, translating into MDQENSNVQTDVQTPSPATKIGVALIAPGGYALDEQVLARGILALQKQDCVVYNYYDAAEKYQRFGGTDAARVAQIYDAVANPQVQIVMALRGSYGMSRLLPLLDFRRIASSKKMFVGHSDFTAFHLALLTQTGLQSFAGPMLCSDFGDLELSEFTMSHFWQTLRQSEQTLQVTSSGNPDVNVSGTLWGGNLAMINHLIGTPYLPHIEDGILFLEDIGEHPYRIERMLLQLQYAGILGRQQAIVLGDFSQYRLAEHDNGYDFDAMLTYLRAHIAVPILTGLPFGHIRDKVTLPVGSQAKLVSGSTGFQLSISSGLTLS; encoded by the coding sequence GTGGATCAAGAAAATTCGAACGTACAAACTGACGTGCAGACGCCGTCCCCGGCAACCAAGATTGGCGTCGCTTTAATTGCGCCCGGCGGCTATGCGCTGGATGAGCAAGTCTTGGCGCGGGGTATTCTGGCGCTGCAAAAGCAGGATTGCGTGGTCTATAACTACTACGACGCGGCAGAGAAATATCAACGGTTTGGTGGCACCGATGCGGCGCGGGTAGCGCAGATTTATGATGCGGTTGCCAATCCGCAGGTGCAGATTGTGATGGCGCTACGTGGCAGTTATGGCATGTCGCGGCTGTTGCCGTTGTTGGATTTCAGACGCATCGCCTCCAGCAAAAAAATGTTTGTCGGACATAGCGATTTCACCGCTTTCCATTTGGCATTGCTGACACAAACCGGCTTGCAAAGCTTTGCGGGGCCAATGTTATGCAGCGACTTTGGCGATCTGGAATTAAGCGAATTTACGATGTCGCATTTCTGGCAAACGCTGCGTCAGTCTGAGCAAACCTTACAAGTAACATCCAGCGGCAATCCGGATGTCAATGTTAGCGGCACACTGTGGGGCGGCAATCTGGCGATGATCAATCATTTGATCGGAACGCCGTATTTGCCACATATCGAAGACGGTATTTTGTTTCTGGAAGACATCGGCGAGCATCCTTACCGTATCGAACGGATGCTGCTACAGCTGCAATACGCCGGGATTTTGGGACGTCAGCAGGCAATTGTGCTGGGAGATTTCTCACAGTATCGGCTGGCGGAGCATGACAATGGCTATGATTTCGATGCCATGTTGACCTATCTGCGAGCGCATATTGCCGTGCCGATTCTGACGGGTCTGCCGTTTGGGCATATTCGCGACAAAGTCACACTTCCTGTCGGTAGTCAGGCAAAGTTGGTTTCCGGTTCGACCGGTTTTCAACTCAGTATTAGTAGCGGACTTACATTGAGCTGA
- a CDS encoding transketolase family protein: protein MNDAIKIPAKPRLTTSAMIASLATEGQRTKPAPFGHALAELAETRRDIVGMTADLGKYTDLHIFAKAHPERYFQMGMAEQLLIMAAAGMAKEGFMPFATTYAVFAARRAYDFLCLAVAEENLNVKVVCALPGLTTGYGPSHQATDDLAIFRAMPNLTIVDPCDALDIEQAVPAIAAHNGPVYMRLLRGNVPLVLDEYNYKFELGKAKLLRDGGDALIISSGFMTMRALETADILRADSVDVGVLHVPTIKPLDEETIIREASRNGRMVIVAENHSVIGGLGEAVASLLMRSGVRPAAFHQIALPDAFLDAGALPTLHDRYGISAEMMSTRVKSWL, encoded by the coding sequence ATGAACGACGCCATAAAAATTCCGGCCAAGCCGCGCCTGACGACCTCGGCGATGATTGCCTCCCTTGCGACGGAAGGCCAGCGCACCAAGCCTGCGCCGTTCGGTCACGCGTTGGCAGAACTGGCGGAGACGCGCCGGGATATCGTCGGCATGACAGCCGATCTGGGTAAATATACCGATTTGCATATTTTTGCCAAGGCGCATCCTGAACGTTATTTTCAAATGGGGATGGCCGAACAATTGCTGATCATGGCCGCTGCAGGCATGGCAAAAGAAGGTTTTATGCCGTTCGCCACCACGTACGCGGTGTTTGCTGCAAGACGTGCTTACGATTTTCTCTGCCTGGCGGTGGCGGAAGAAAATCTGAACGTGAAAGTTGTTTGCGCGTTGCCCGGCCTGACGACTGGCTATGGTCCTAGTCATCAGGCGACCGACGATCTGGCGATCTTCCGCGCTATGCCCAATCTGACGATTGTAGACCCGTGCGATGCGCTGGATATCGAGCAGGCGGTGCCAGCGATTGCTGCGCATAACGGCCCGGTGTATATGCGCTTGCTACGCGGCAATGTGCCGCTGGTGCTGGACGAATATAACTATAAGTTCGAACTCGGCAAGGCCAAACTGTTGCGTGACGGTGGCGATGCACTGATCATTTCATCCGGCTTCATGACCATGCGAGCATTGGAGACCGCGGATATATTGCGCGCCGACAGCGTTGATGTCGGCGTTTTGCATGTGCCGACGATTAAGCCACTAGATGAAGAAACCATTATCCGGGAAGCCTCACGCAATGGCCGCATGGTCATCGTCGCAGAAAATCATTCGGTCATTGGCGGATTGGGCGAAGCCGTGGCTAGCTTGTTGATGCGCTCTGGCGTGCGGCCTGCGGCGTTTCATCAAATTGCATTGCCGGATGCATTTTTGGATGCTGGCGCATTGCCTACGCTGCATGATCGTTATGGTATTTCTGCGGAAATGATGTCGACTAGGGTCAAATCATGGCTGTAA
- a CDS encoding NAD(P)-dependent oxidoreductase, with the protein MKITKIGFIGLGSMGLPMAKNLLASGFVVSGFDIKPTAMAAFTAAGGLAAKSAVQAFTDVDAVILMVINAAQAEAILFADGGLAALPDHAVVVLSATCPPSAVEAIAARVVVAGKRFVDAPVSGGVVGAAAATLTIMAAADAATLAAVAPVFAAISDKVFHVGTRPGQGAMAKTVNQLLCGVHLAATAEAISLADRAGIDLNVMLKILGGSAASSWMLKDRGQRMLEVEPVVTSAVDIFVKDLGIVLVAGNDSKAAIPLATLAYQLFADVSQSGAGASDDSQVIRAYHALNQGIWRELQKK; encoded by the coding sequence TTGAAAATAACAAAAATCGGCTTTATCGGACTGGGATCGATGGGACTGCCGATGGCAAAGAATTTGCTGGCGAGCGGCTTTGTCGTCAGCGGTTTCGATATTAAGCCCACCGCGATGGCGGCGTTTACGGCCGCAGGCGGACTTGCTGCCAAATCCGCAGTCCAGGCGTTCACCGACGTTGACGCTGTCATTTTGATGGTGATCAATGCTGCGCAGGCCGAGGCTATTTTGTTCGCCGATGGCGGATTGGCGGCGTTGCCGGATCACGCAGTCGTCGTATTGTCGGCGACTTGCCCACCAAGCGCGGTGGAGGCAATCGCCGCAAGGGTTGTGGTTGCGGGCAAGCGCTTTGTCGATGCGCCGGTATCCGGCGGCGTGGTTGGTGCGGCTGCGGCAACGTTGACGATTATGGCGGCCGCAGACGCTGCTACGCTGGCGGCGGTAGCGCCGGTTTTTGCGGCGATCAGCGATAAAGTATTTCACGTCGGCACGCGTCCCGGTCAGGGTGCGATGGCGAAGACCGTGAACCAGCTATTGTGCGGCGTTCATCTGGCGGCAACGGCAGAGGCTATTTCACTGGCGGACAGGGCGGGCATCGATCTCAATGTGATGCTGAAAATTTTGGGCGGTTCGGCGGCATCAAGCTGGATGTTGAAAGATCGGGGGCAGCGGATGTTGGAGGTTGAGCCGGTTGTCACCAGTGCAGTGGATATTTTCGTCAAAGATCTGGGTATCGTGCTGGTCGCAGGCAACGACAGCAAAGCCGCGATACCGCTGGCGACACTGGCCTATCAATTGTTTGCGGATGTGTCCCAGAGTGGGGCGGGTGCCAGCGACGATAGTCAGGTTATTCGCGCTTACCACGCCCTTAATCAGGGGATTTGGCGAGAATTGCAGAAAAAATAG